A window of the Podarcis raffonei isolate rPodRaf1 chromosome 4, rPodRaf1.pri, whole genome shotgun sequence genome harbors these coding sequences:
- the GJB2 gene encoding gap junction beta-2 protein, whose amino-acid sequence MWGTLQSILGGVNKHSTSIGKIWLTVLFIFRVMILVVAAENVWGDEQSDFTCNTLQPGCKNTCYDDYFPVSHIRLWALQLIFVSTPALLVAMHVAYRRHEKKRKYRHGEKIDLESLKTQKFHIEGPLWWTYTSSLFFRIIFEATFMYIFYHMYDGYRMPRVVKCSDFPCPNTVDCFISRPTEKTVFTIFMLAVSGICMLLNVLELSYLILKSCMKKSQPKKPLPNH is encoded by the coding sequence ATGTGGGGAACCCTACAATCCATTTTAGGAGGTGTAAACAAACACTCAACCAGCATTGGGAAGATATGGCTCACTGTCCTCTTCATTTTCCGTGTTATGATCCTTGTGGTGGCTGCTGAAAATGTCTGGGGAGACGAACAGTCAGATTTCACTTGTAACACTCTACAACCTGGGTGCAAAAATACCTGCTATGATGATTATTTCCCAGTTTCTCATATTAGACTTTGGGCTCTCCAGCTTATCTTTGTGTCTACCCCTGCCCTTCTGGTGGCAATGCATGTTGCCTACAGAAGGCACGAGAAGAAGCGGAAATACCGACACGGGGAGAAAATTGACCTTGAAAGTCTGAAAACCCAAAAGTTCCACATCGAAGGACCCTTATGGTGGACATAcaccagcagcctcttcttccgAATTATCTTCGAAGCGACTTTCATGTACATATTTTATCACATGTACGATGGGTACCGTATGCCTCGTGTAGTGAAATGCAGTGATTTTCCTTGCCCAAATACAGTAGATTGCTTTATTTCTCGTCCCACTGAGAAAACTGTATTTACTATTTTCATGCTGGCTGTGTCAGGCATTTGCATGCTCCTAAATGTACTTGAGTTGTCTTATTTGATACTAAAGTCTTGCATGAAGAAGTCTCAGCCCAAGAAACCACTGCCCAATCATTAG